One genomic segment of Acidimicrobiales bacterium includes these proteins:
- a CDS encoding DUF6027 family protein, which produces MDDEPEVRLVRWAGPWSETDPDANLKADIALYSNVDPLATVGNLAASVDVPVGAVVRYVLARWASAGSEGLLAAGPSVVNRMWATCAEAEAAGDDEARLAAYAELRQMVAWLRVPLEGEAGYGV; this is translated from the coding sequence ATGGACGACGAACCCGAGGTGCGGCTCGTCAGGTGGGCCGGTCCGTGGAGCGAGACCGACCCCGACGCCAACCTGAAGGCGGACATCGCCTTGTACAGCAACGTCGACCCGCTGGCCACGGTGGGCAACCTGGCCGCCTCCGTCGACGTCCCGGTCGGCGCCGTCGTGCGCTACGTGCTGGCCCGCTGGGCGTCGGCCGGTTCGGAGGGCCTCCTTGCCGCCGGGCCGTCCGTCGTCAATCGCATGTGGGCGACCTGCGCGGAGGCCGAGGCGGCCGGCGACGACGAGGCCCGGTTGGCGGCCTACGCCGAGCTGCGGCAGATGGTGGCCTGGTTGCGCGTGCCGCTGGAGGGCGAGGCGGGCTATGGGGTGTG